A part of Synergistaceae bacterium DZ-S4 genomic DNA contains:
- a CDS encoding DUF1385 domain-containing protein, translating to MKNIRIALRRMTISAALGVPKRIPVGGQAVIEGVLMKGPEHWGLAVREPGGSIWLTAWLGSGWLKRGIWKYPVIRGFATMVEMMRIGMRALSLSAEISLGEEDNITPLEMAGAIAVAIFAVAGLFVALPMLVSEYLTSLLGLAHLTKNIAEGILRGIIFVGYVAMIGLWKDIQQVFAYHGAEHKTINAYENEAELAPENVAKFSRIHRRCGTSFLLVVILVSIIVFSAIGGGSLLWRIGSRVLLLPLVIGISYEFIKGASNSDTWGRYCIMPALSLQYITTREPRIDQIEVALAALDLALHPDTAAENTQSEAVGNNIEAVVKQL from the coding sequence ATGAAGAATATCAGAATTGCTCTGCGGCGGATGACCATATCCGCTGCGTTGGGTGTTCCGAAGAGGATACCGGTAGGCGGTCAGGCAGTTATAGAGGGAGTGCTTATGAAGGGTCCGGAACATTGGGGGCTGGCGGTCAGGGAACCGGGAGGTTCCATCTGGCTCACGGCGTGGCTCGGTTCCGGTTGGCTCAAAAGGGGCATATGGAAATATCCGGTCATCCGTGGTTTTGCAACTATGGTAGAGATGATGAGGATAGGCATGAGGGCCCTCTCCCTTTCCGCGGAGATCAGCCTCGGTGAGGAGGACAACATCACTCCGCTTGAGATGGCAGGAGCGATAGCCGTTGCCATCTTTGCAGTCGCGGGACTTTTTGTCGCGCTGCCGATGCTTGTTTCGGAATACCTCACATCCCTCTTGGGCCTTGCACATCTGACAAAAAACATCGCAGAGGGCATACTGAGGGGTATAATTTTTGTCGGTTATGTCGCAATGATAGGACTTTGGAAGGATATACAGCAGGTCTTTGCATACCATGGAGCGGAGCACAAAACGATAAACGCTTATGAGAACGAAGCCGAGCTCGCGCCTGAGAACGTGGCAAAGTTTTCGAGGATACACAGGCGCTGCGGTACCTCTTTCCTGCTGGTAGTGATCTTGGTCAGCATAATAGTATTTTCCGCAATAGGGGGAGGGTCACTGCTGTGGAGGATAGGAAGCAGGGTACTTCTGCTGCCTCTGGTGATAGGCATCTCATATGAGTTCATAAAAGGTGCGTCAAACTCTGATACTTGGGGAAGATACTGCATAATGCCGGCCCTTTCGCTCCAGTACATCACAACAAGGGAACCAAGGATCGACCAGATAGAAGTTGCCCTGGCCGCGCTGGATTTGGCTTTGCACCCGGATACAGCCGCGGAAAACACGCAGAGTGAAGCAGTTGGGAACAATATTGAAGCAGTGGTGAAGCAGTTGTAA
- the prfA gene encoding peptide chain release factor 1 — protein sequence MELMNKLREIEQSYKEIETRMADPEVANDPQEMQSLGKKHVDLTPIVDAFMQYESVLQGIKDSKEMIAGDDREMAELAKEELALLESQVEGLERQIQILLLPKDINDDRSVIIEIRGGAGGDEAALFAANLFRMYTRFAERQRWKTEIISGSETGIGGYKEIIFRIDGTGAYSSLKFESGVHRVQRVPETEASGRIHTSTATVAVLPEAADVDIEVRTEDLKIDTYRASGAGGQHVNMTDSAVRITHLPTGIVVTCQDERSQIKNRAKAMQFLRTKLYDAELQKQNAEMAAERKGQVGTGDRSERIRTYNYPQNRISDHRINLTLYKLDQVMDGDIYELIRALSDADQAEKLKMLTV from the coding sequence ATGGAATTGATGAATAAGTTAAGGGAGATCGAACAGAGTTATAAGGAGATCGAGACGCGCATGGCTGATCCGGAGGTCGCTAACGACCCCCAGGAGATGCAGTCGCTTGGAAAGAAGCACGTTGACCTGACCCCGATCGTAGATGCATTCATGCAGTACGAATCCGTACTGCAGGGGATCAAGGACTCGAAGGAAATGATCGCGGGGGACGACAGGGAGATGGCCGAGCTTGCAAAGGAAGAGCTGGCTCTCCTGGAATCTCAGGTCGAGGGCCTGGAAAGGCAGATCCAGATCCTCCTGCTGCCGAAGGACATCAACGATGACAGAAGCGTCATCATTGAGATAAGGGGAGGTGCGGGAGGAGACGAGGCAGCCCTCTTTGCCGCCAACCTTTTCCGAATGTATACGAGATTTGCCGAACGCCAGAGGTGGAAGACAGAGATCATATCGGGAAGCGAGACTGGCATAGGCGGATATAAGGAAATAATCTTCAGGATCGACGGAACAGGGGCATACAGCAGCCTGAAGTTCGAAAGCGGTGTCCACAGGGTACAGCGCGTGCCCGAGACAGAAGCAAGCGGACGCATACACACATCTACGGCGACTGTAGCAGTCCTCCCTGAAGCAGCGGACGTCGACATCGAAGTCCGTACCGAGGATCTTAAGATCGACACCTACCGAGCCAGCGGAGCAGGCGGACAGCACGTCAACATGACGGACTCGGCTGTAAGGATCACACACCTTCCGACTGGTATAGTCGTGACGTGCCAGGACGAGAGATCACAGATCAAGAACAGGGCAAAGGCGATGCAGTTCCTGAGAACGAAGCTCTACGACGCAGAGCTGCAGAAGCAGAACGCCGAAATGGCCGCGGAGAGAAAGGGGCAGGTCGGGACAGGAGACCGCTCAGAACGCATCAGGACTTACAATTATCCGCAGAACAGGATATCAGACCACAGGATAAATCTCACACTTTACAAACTTGACCAGGTCATGGACGGAGACATCTATGAGCTAATACGCGCACTCTCAGATGCAGATCAGGCGGAAAAGCTTAAAATGCTGACCGTTTAA
- the prmC gene encoding peptide chain release factor N(5)-glutamine methyltransferase encodes MKLSELRSECLSMLLKEGIERPFYTVDLILSKALGIERALLIAKGYMEIPAQKCVGILSMTEKRSARVPLSYILGEAEFYGRPFEVGEGCLIPRPETELLVEEMLNACPDAERFADWCTGSGCIGLTLLLENQNLSGYGIDSSQNALNWADLNTYKYNLKSRFSLILNSDPSVCDIPPGSLDFIVANPPYIPSKEVNRLMSDVKDHEPIEALDGGEDGTKLYRLFFESFPRFLKDGGFMGFETGGDEQADILISMAPGNFVLMNRIFDYNGILRHLTWKKN; translated from the coding sequence TTGAAACTCTCCGAACTTCGTTCCGAATGTCTCAGCATGCTCCTGAAAGAAGGGATAGAGAGGCCCTTCTACACAGTTGACCTGATCCTCTCGAAAGCGCTCGGGATAGAAAGGGCGCTCCTTATAGCCAAAGGCTATATGGAAATTCCCGCGCAGAAATGTGTGGGAATTTTGTCTATGACAGAGAAGCGATCTGCGAGGGTCCCCCTCTCATATATACTGGGCGAAGCGGAATTTTACGGCAGGCCTTTTGAAGTAGGTGAAGGCTGTCTGATCCCCCGACCCGAAACGGAATTGCTTGTAGAAGAAATGCTGAATGCCTGTCCTGATGCTGAAAGATTTGCGGACTGGTGCACGGGGAGCGGATGCATAGGTTTAACACTGCTTCTGGAAAATCAGAATTTATCAGGCTATGGAATAGATTCAAGTCAAAATGCCCTAAATTGGGCAGATTTAAATACCTATAAATATAATTTAAAATCAAGATTTAGTTTAATATTGAATTCAGATCCCTCTGTATGCGATATTCCACCGGGATCACTTGATTTCATAGTTGCCAATCCGCCATATATTCCTTCCAAAGAGGTCAACAGGCTCATGTCAGATGTTAAGGACCACGAACCCATTGAAGCACTGGACGGCGGAGAGGACGGGACTAAACTCTACAGGCTCTTTTTTGAGAGTTTTCCGAGGTTTCTTAAGGATGGAGGCTTTATGGGATTCGAGACAGGCGGGGACGAACAGGCGGATATACTCATATCCATGGCCCCGGGCAATTTTGTTCTAATGAACAGGATTTTCGACTATAACGGCATATTACGGCACCTGACGTGGAAAAAGAATTGA